Part of the Halopenitus persicus genome is shown below.
ATGCGATCCACGCTCCGGATGCGATCCGCGCCGGATCTGCGACCGGGTCGCTACTCCTCGGCTTCCTCCGCCTCGGCGGCGTCGTCGGCCTCCGTGCTCGTCTCAGCCGCATCGTCCGCGTCGTCCGCGTCGCTCGCGTCGTCCGCATCATCGGCGTCGTCCGCGGCGGCGTCCTGCAGGGCGCCGCGGATCGCCGGCACCGTTCCGGTGAGGTCGGCGACGTCCTCGGCGGCGTCCTCGAGGTCGGCGATCAGGTCGGCGACGTCGTCGATCGCCGCCTCGAGGTCGTCGGCGTCCTCGAAGGCGTCCGCGCGCTCGCCGAGCACGTAGGCCTTCTTCGCCTGCCGGAGGTGGTCGGCGGCGTCGCCGGCGTCCAGGGCCGACTTGAGGCCGTTGAGCATGCCGAGGACGTTGTCGGCCTCCGTCTCCCAGACCGCGTCCGGGTCGGGGAGCTCGGCGCGTGCCGCCTCCAGGTGGCTCTCGACCTCCGCGCGGGTCTCGGCGGCCGCCTCGCCGAACAGGTCGTCGTCGTCGAACGTCGATTGGCTCATACGTATGGATTCACCCCGTCAGCCTTTAAAAGCGACCCCGAAAGCGAAAGTGAAACGTGGCGGGACGACGGCTGTTTCGCGTCGTTCGGCGCCTATCGTTCCGACTCCGCCGTCGGCGCCGGTTCGGCCACCTCGACGACGTGCTCCACGGTGACCGGGTCCGCATACGTGTCGGGTCGTCTCGGCCCCTTATAAACCCGTTCTCGATGACGGAAACAGCCAATGCTTGCCCAGTTCTCGATGGGGATCAGCGCCTCGTACGCCGAGATCCGTCCTTTCCGGACGACCTCGTTGAATTATTTGTGAATTTACATATTGTGGGTGCTGCATACGGCGTACGCGTTTGCCACTGTGGAACACACAGCATACCGGAAGATCGTACATGAATCATCGGGACACATACCGGAGAAGAAAACGCATTTATGTCAGACTTTCCGAACGTAGGGCTACCCCGCAATGAGCACGTCTTCGCGGTCGGATACGGTTCAGAAGACCTTCCTCAAGTATCAGCACCTGTTCGTGTTCCTCGCTCCGCTGCTGTTCGTGGTGAGCGTGTATCTCGTGGCTCCGACGGAGGGGTCGGGAACGGGCTACTGGCTGGAGTACTGGTGGCTCTTCCTTGCCTTCCTCGTCGGCGCCACCATCGTCAATACGGTCGGCATCAGCGGATCCGCACTCTTCGTCCCGTTTCTCATTTTCATCTTCCCGCTCATCGCGGGTGAGACGCTCACGCCCGAGACGCTCGTGAAGGTCGGACTCATCAGCGAGTCGTTCGGCCTCTCCAGTTCCGCGCTCGCGTTCATCCAGTACGGGTTGGTTGATCGACGCCTCGCGCTCACGCTGGTCGCGGGTGGCGTGCCCTTCGTCGTCGGCGGCGCGCTGCTCTCGTTCGTCATCCCCGCGCCGGTGTTTCACCTCCTGCTGGGACTGGCGCTGATCGCCGCCTCGTATCTCCTGTTCAAGGCTGATTTGGGCCACGAGGAACCTGGTGGCACCGACAGCGGTGCCGAGATATCGACCGACAGCGGTGCCGAGGTGTCGACCGACGGTGGT
Proteins encoded:
- a CDS encoding DUF5790 family protein; amino-acid sequence: MSQSTFDDDDLFGEAAAETRAEVESHLEAARAELPDPDAVWETEADNVLGMLNGLKSALDAGDAADHLRQAKKAYVLGERADAFEDADDLEAAIDDVADLIADLEDAAEDVADLTGTVPAIRGALQDAAADDADDADDASDADDADDAAETSTEADDAAEAEEAEE
- a CDS encoding sulfite exporter TauE/SafE family protein yields the protein MSTSSRSDTVQKTFLKYQHLFVFLAPLLFVVSVYLVAPTEGSGTGYWLEYWWLFLAFLVGATIVNTVGISGSALFVPFLIFIFPLIAGETLTPETLVKVGLISESFGLSSSALAFIQYGLVDRRLALTLVAGGVPFVVGGALLSFVIPAPVFHLLLGLALIAASYLLFKADLGHEEPGGTDSGAEISTDSGAEVSTDGGSLPNDADKLGPAGVEMDTHGTVTRVDRDGNDYSYSHGGYLERFANYSIGGVFQGLAGFGIGELGIISMLRTEVPVKVAIGTNHIVVALTAVLASLVHVFGGQFVPGGHSMSLASTPWNMVVWTVPATVTGGQIAPYVSAALDTSFIKTGVGVLFAVIAVALFVMAAGGF